From a region of the Oryza sativa Japonica Group chromosome 6, ASM3414082v1 genome:
- the LOC4340272 gene encoding probable calcium-binding protein CML30 precursor, whose translation MAPLLLLFLLGGLCALFSLASSSPATKKCGDAKKRREEEGEEVVVVAKKRPEEEPRRPDPDADLGIVFSTFDHDGDGFITAAELEESLKRLGIAVSSAAEAAALVARVDANSDGLIDIHEFRELYDSIPKRRKSHQQHPLPSTAAADEEAAAADEEYEAEEEERDLREAFDVFDGNKDGLISAEELGTVLESLGLRQHGGRPAVAECRDMIRLVDSDGDGMVSFEEFKRMMTVVKA comes from the coding sequence AtggcgcctctcctcctcctcttcctcctcggcggcctCTGCGCCCTCTtctccctcgcctcctcctcgccagcGACCAAGAAGTGCGGCGATGCCAAGAagcggagagaggaggagggggaggaggtggtggtggtggccaagaagaggccggaggaggagccgcGGCGGCCTGACCCGGACGCCGACCTCGGGATCGTGTTCTCCACGTTcgaccacgacggcgacggcttcatcacggcggcggagctggaggaGTCCCTGAAGCGCCTCGGCATCGCCgtgtcgtccgccgccgaggccgccgccctgGTGGCCCGCGTCGACGCCAACAGCGACGGGCTCATCGATATCCACGAGTTCCGCGAGCTCTACGACTCCATCCCCAAGCGGCGCAAGAGCCACCAGCAGCACCCgctcccctccaccgccgccgccgacgaggaagccgccgccgctgacgaggagtatgaagcagaggaggaggagagggaccTGAGGGAGGCGTTCGACGTGTTCGACGGCAACAAGGACGGCCTCATCTCCGCCGAGGAGCTCGGCACCGTGCTCGAGTCCCTCGGCCTCCGCCAGCacggcggccgccccgccgtcgccgagtgCCGCGACATGATCCGCCTcgtcgacagcgacggcgacggcatggTCAGCTTCGAGGAGTTCAAGCGCATGATGACCGTCGTCAAGGCCTAG
- the LOC107281237 gene encoding ubiquinol oxidase 1c, mitochondrial-like: MSDSQTRSSGATSFEHSGGWIHALLEEAENERMHLMTFMEAVKPRWYERTLVLAVQRVFFNAYFLGYLLSPKLAHRVVGYLEEEAIHPYTEYLKDIEAGKIENVPAPPIAIDYWRLPAGATLKDVVIVRADEAHHRDVNHFASDVHFRGMDLKDTPAPLDYH; the protein is encoded by the exons ATGTCGGACTCCCAGACGCGGTCGTCGGG CGCCACCAGCTTCGAGCACAGCGGCGGCTGGATACACGCGCTGCTGGAGGAGGCCGAGAACGAGCGGATGCACCTCATGACCTTCATGGAGGCGGTCAAGCCGAGGTGGTACGAGCGCACGCTCGTGCTCGCCGTCCAGCGCGTCTTCTTCAACGCCTACTTCCTCGGCTACCTCCTCTCCCCCAAGCTCGCGCACCGCGTCGTCGGCTACCTCGAGGAGGAGGCCATCCACCCCTACACCGAGTACCTCAAGGACATCGAGGCCGGCAAGATCGAGAACGTCCCCGCACCGCCGATCGCCATTGACTACTGGCGGCTCCCCGCCGGCGCCACGCTCAAGGACGTTGTCATCGTCCGCGCCGACGAGGCGCACCACCGCGACGTCAACCATTTCGCATCG GATGTCCATTTCCGGGGGATGGATCTCAAGGATACGCCTGCCCCGCTCGATTATCACTGA
- the LOC4340273 gene encoding small ribosomal subunit protein eS30z/eS30y/eS30x, translated as MGKVHGSLARAGKVRGQTPKVAKQDKKKKPRGRAHKRMQYNRRFVTAVVGFGKKRGPNSSEK; from the exons atgG GTAAGGTGCACGGATCGCTCGCTCGCGCCGGGAAGGTGCGCGGCCAGACGCCCAAGGTGGCGAAGCaggacaagaagaagaagccccGCGGCCGCGCCCACAAGAGGATGCAGTACAACCGCCGCTtcgtcaccgccgtcgtcggATTCGGCAAGAAGCGCGGGCCCAACTCCTCCGAGAAGTAG